One stretch of Urocitellus parryii isolate mUroPar1 chromosome 12, mUroPar1.hap1, whole genome shotgun sequence DNA includes these proteins:
- the LOC144249860 gene encoding uncharacterized protein LOC144249860, whose product MRFDPLCPEKFHTEGENDQNTEEPFRVQSLEPYRQDQLRNELQPVICGRNLQFSSNMGLISWDFIPTQQVLDLLFPSASSSFLGTWVNFYSEASHQPPGSLSLQQLLPYMWLLLSGFNLEHQAHHLLAQVEDGRSSQAEPESQADRELRVPADAKVSHGLIGGVHYDFLLRETDASKSLKVKPKEFLEPSVAVASRTPAAVSSSSAVAAGSLPQATQSNECCMRKVTSSSSSLLHSSEQVEDSRVVHVLLEGQSLRETKRIPVTFQETVTSLIRRALDQNLLQHEDVDNFELLYMMSEDEKIKVSDHSLVCLSMNLGAQYFIVRKRPQVKGKEFSESTCKSSRPLSHKQVGDTCLIRVHLETQSPEMAKSVLVTCQDRAPVVIRSALDLHFLTEENPEDYELGQIISRRQKLRIPAEANVFYAKNPHKKSNFVLRKRSLSQKNDGWIQPQPPSRPGKKAPALLRMLAKPFCCCVPGRG is encoded by the exons atgagatttgatcccctttgtcctgaaaagttccacacagag ggtgaaaatgatcagaacacggaggagcccttcagggttcagagccttgaaccttacaggcaggaccagcttaggaatgagctccagcctgtcatttgtgggaggaacctacagttcagcagcaacatggggttaatctcctgggatttcatccccacccagcaggtgctggatctcttgttcccaag tgcctcatcttccttcctggggacctgggtgaacttctactccgaggcttcccatcagcctccaggctctctgagtctgcagcagctgctgccgtacatgtggctcctcctgagtggctttaacctggagcaccaagcacaccacctgctggcccaggttgaagatggcagatcaagccaggcagagcctgagagccaggcggaccggg agctgagggtccctgctgatgcgaaagtctctcacggcctgattggaggagtgcattacgactttcttcttcgagaaacagatgccagcaagtcgttgaaggtcaaaccaaaggag ttcttggaaccttctgtggcagtggcatccaggaccccagcagctgtgagcagcagctctgcagtggctgcaggatcattgccccaggccacccaaagcaatgagtgctgcatgagaaaagtcaccagtagcagctcctcactgcttcactccagcgagcaggtggaagacagccgcgttgttcacgtcctcctagagggacagagcctgagggagacaaagcgcatcccg gtgacctttcaggagacggtgacaagcctcatccgcagggccttggaccaaaatttgttgcagcatgaggatgtggacaactttgagctgctgtatatgatgtctgaggatgaga aaatcaaggtctctgaccactcactcgtgtgtctgtccatgaatctgggagcacaatatttcatcgtgaggaaacgcccccaggtcaagggaaaggag ttctcagaatcaacctgcaagtcctccaggccgctttcccacaagcaggtgggagacacctgcttaattcgtgtccacttagaaacacaaagtccagagatggccaagagtgttctg gtgacctgccaggatagggctcctgttgtcatccgcagcgccctcgacctacacttccttactgaggagaatccagaggattatgagctgggccaaatcatctctcgccgtcaga agctgaggattccagcagaggccaacgtattttatgccaagaatcctcacaaaaaatccaactttgtgctgaggaaaaggagcctctcccaaaagaatgatgggtggatccagcctcaacctccctctcgtcctggaaagaaggctccagccctcctgaggatgcttgcaaaaccattctgctgctgtgtgcctgggcggggctga
- the LOC144249861 gene encoding uncharacterized protein LOC144249861, with protein MRFDPLFPEEFHTEGENDQNTEEPFRVQSLEPYRQDQLRNELLPVICGRNLEFSSNMGLISWDFIPTQQVLDLLFPSASSSFLGTWVNFYSEASHQPPGSLSLQQLLPYMWLLLSGFNLEHQAHHLLAQVEDGRSSQAEPESQADRELRVPADAKVSHGLIGGVHYDFLLRETDASKSLKVKPKEFLEPSVAVASRTPAAVSSSSAVAAGSLPQATQSNECCMRKVTSSSSSLLHSSEQVEDSRVVHVLLEGQSLRETKRIPVTFQETVTSLIRRALDQNLLQHEDVDNFELLYMMSEDEKIKVSDHSLVCLSMNLGAQYFIVRKRPQVKGKEFSESTCKSSRPLSHKQVGDTCLIRVHLETQSPEMAKSVLVTCQDRAPVVIRSALDLHFLTEENPEDYELGQIISRRQKLRIPAEANVFYAKNPHKKSNFVLRKRSLSQKNDGWIQPQPPSRPGKKAPALLRMLAKPFCCCVPGRG; from the exons ggtgaaaatgatcagaacacggaggagcccttcagggttcagagccttgaaccttacaggcaggaccagcttaggaatgagctcctgcctgtcatttgtgggaggaacctagagttcagcagcaacatggggttaatctcctgggatttcatccccacccagcaggtgctggatctcttgttcccaag tgcctcatcttccttcctggggacctgggtgaacttctactccgaggcttcccatcagcctccaggctctctgagtctgcagcagctgctgccgtacatgtggctcctcctgagtggctttaacctggagcaccaagcacaccacctgctggcccaggttgaagatggcagatcaagccaggcagagcctgagagccaggcggaccggg agctgagggtccctgctgatgcgaaagtctctcacggcctgattggaggagtgcattacgactttcttcttcgagaaacagatgccagcaagtcgttgaaggtcaaaccaaaggag ttcttggaaccttctgtggcagtggcatccaggaccccagcagctgtgagcagcagctctgcagtggctgcaggatcattgccccaggccacccaaagcaatgagtgctgcatgagaaaagtcaccagtagcagctcctcactgcttcactccagcgagcaggtggaagacagccgcgttgttcacgtcctcctagagggacagagcctgagggagacaaagcgcatcccg gtgacctttcaggagacggtgacaagcctcatccgcagggccttggaccaaaatttgttgcagcatgaggatgtggacaactttgagctgctgtatatgatgtctgaggatgaga aaatcaaggtctctgaccactcactcgtgtgtctgtccatgaatctgggagcacaatatttcatcgtgaggaaacgcccccaggtcaagggaaaggag ttctcagaatcaacctgcaagtcctccaggccgctttcccacaagcaggtgggagacacctgcttaattcgtgtccacttagaaacacaaagtccagagatggccaagagtgttctg gtgacctgccaggatagggctcctgttgtcatccgcagcgccctcgacctacacttccttactgaggagaatccagaggattatgagctgggccaaatcatctctcgccgtcaga agctgaggattccagcagaggccaacgtattttatgccaagaatcctcacaaaaaatccaactttgtgctgaggaaaaggagcctctcccaaaagaatgatgggtggatccagcctcaacctccctctcgtcctggaaagaaggctccagccctcctgaggatgcttgcaaaaccattctgctgctgtgtgcctgggcggggctga